The Bacillaceae bacterium IKA-2 DNA window TTAAATGATTCTTTTATTCATTTTATTCGTGGTAATCCTCTTGAAGATCTTACGCTAAAACGGGCGAATATTGAAAAAGCTGATACCGTGATCATTACCGCCAATCTTCACGGAAACGAAACTGAAAGTGATGCTGCTACTATTATTACTTTAATTGCCATTAAGGGTTTGAATCCGACTATTTATAGTATTGTTGAAATTCTAACTCCTGAACAAAAAAATAACTGTATCCGTGCTGGTGCTGATGAAATAATTGAAACATCATTGCTTTCTAGCTTAGCGATGGTAAATAGTACGTTGTATCACGGTATCACATCTGTTATTTACCAGCTTCTCGATCATCAAAATGATCATATGTTACTCTATGACAAAATCCCTAATCACTTCACGGGAAAAACACTTTCAGAAGCTACTCTCAGTTACGAAGACAACCATAAGTTAATTATTGGGATCCGTAGCCAATCTGAAATCCATTTACATCCAGCGTCCACTTATCAAATTAAAGAAGGCGATCAGTTTATCGTAATTAGGCGCTAAAAAGGCCAAATTGTGATAAGTTCACATTCTTTTATGCAAGACAAAACCAGGTAAGGCGTACCACTTACCTGGTTTCCATTAACCGAATGTATCCACTAACACTGCTTCAAGTTCAGTTACTAAGTTTTTTCCTATCAAAACCCATTTTTGTGGGAACTCGCCGTCTTTGTCAACAGGCTCTGAAAATTGATTTACCCACGGGTTTGGATCATCGGCGTGGTCGTCTAAACCTTTATTATATACATGCGAAAGTAAAAATGGTCGACCTAACTGGACTATGACTCCCCGTTCATCTAGCTGTCCATCAATGGCTGTAAATGGTACTCGTAAAAATAAGTAACTTACTTCATCATCGATTTTGTAATCGAAGTAGCCATGGTCATAATCCCAGTTACCGCCAATGTCATAGCCTAACGGTTTTAATTTATTTTCCAGATCAATTAATTCAAATTGCCGATTCTCAATTTGTGATGGTAGTTGAAGCATCGTTTAAACCTCCTATAAAAAACTTATTCCTTATAGGTTCTCCAATTTACTGCAAAAAATTTATTTGTTATCTTTAAATTATGTTCATTTTATTTTTCAGTTTGAAAATTCCTTCTATCATTGTTAATCACATCTATCTCTGATTTAATTGCATCTATCTTAAATTAATTGCATCGAAAAAAACCAGCCCTATTAAAAAGGCTGGTTTCACTTCTGCTATTTTAATCGTGCTTCTAGTTTCGCTTTCTCCGCCTCATAGCCGGGCTTACCAAGAAGCGCAAAGACATTTTTCTTGTATGCCTCTACACCTGGTTGATCAAATGGATTTACCCCTAGCAAGTAGCCACTGATCGCACACGCTTTTTCAAGAAAATAAATCATGTAACCCAAGTGATAAGGTGTTAACGCCGGTATAGAGATAATTAGGTTAGGTACACCGCCATCGGTATGAGCGAGCATTGTTCCTTGAAATGCTTTTTTGTTAACAAAGTCCATTGTTTTTCCAGCTAAATAATTTAATCCGTCTAAATCACTAGCTGCCTCTTCAATAATAATTTCTTTTTCAACTTTTTCAACATGAAGAATCGTCTCGAATAAATCGCGGCGACCATCCTGAACATACTGACCCATTGAATGCAAGTCTGTAGAAAAGTCTACTGAAGCAGGGAAAATTCCTTTTTGGTCTTTTCCTTCACTTTCTCCGTATAACTGCTTCCACCATTCAGCAACAAAATGTAGCGATGGTTCATAATTTACCATTAATTCAATTGTTTTCCCTTTATTATAAAGGACATTACGAACAGCTGCATATTGATAAGCATTGTTTGTCTTTAGATCTGGGTTATCTAAGTCTAGGCAGGCTTGTTCTGCTCCTTGCATCATTGCATCGATATCAACACCACTAACCGCAATTGGTAACAATCCAACAGCTGTTAGTACAGAGAATCTACCGCCAACGTCATCTGGGACAACAAATGACTCGTAACCTTCTTCCGTCGCTAACGTTTTTAAGGCTCCACGTTCTTTATCAGTCGTCGCATAAATACGTTTACGTGCCTCTTCAACACCATACTTTTTCTCGACGTAATCACGGAAAATCCG harbors:
- a CDS encoding potassium channel protein gives rise to the protein MNFSAVTHTYARFPVVLRLFLLVIFLIITAGVGMHFIEPETFPTVFEGVWWAIVTASTVGYGDYAPKTTFGRLLAFLVIMFGIGVVSIFVTSLASSAITTRNSFIHGELAFKKESHYVVIGWNERAKNMILHLQKLDPRLHIVLVDKTLKQCPLNDSFIHFIRGNPLEDLTLKRANIEKADTVIITANLHGNETESDAATIITLIAIKGLNPTIYSIVEILTPEQKNNCIRAGADEIIETSLLSSLAMVNSTLYHGITSVIYQLLDHQNDHMLLYDKIPNHFTGKTLSEATLSYEDNHKLIIGIRSQSEIHLHPASTYQIKEGDQFIVIRR
- a CDS encoding YugN-like family protein, which translates into the protein MLQLPSQIENRQFELIDLENKLKPLGYDIGGNWDYDHGYFDYKIDDEVSYLFLRVPFTAIDGQLDERGVIVQLGRPFLLSHVYNKGLDDHADDPNPWVNQFSEPVDKDGEFPQKWVLIGKNLVTELEAVLVDTFG
- a CDS encoding glucose-6-phosphate isomerase, with the translated sequence MSEKLHFDYSKAVSFIQEHEVAYLDDAVAMAHTALHNKTGAGNEFLGWIDLPKNYHNEEFARIKLAAEKIKGDSDVLLVVGIGGSYLGARAAIEALSHTFYNVLSKEVRKTPQVIFVGHNISSTYIKDLLDVLEGKDVSINVISKSGTTTEPAIAFRIFRDYVEKKYGVEEARKRIYATTDKERGALKTLATEEGYESFVVPDDVGGRFSVLTAVGLLPIAVSGVDIDAMMQGAEQACLDLDNPDLKTNNAYQYAAVRNVLYNKGKTIELMVNYEPSLHFVAEWWKQLYGESEGKDQKGIFPASVDFSTDLHSMGQYVQDGRRDLFETILHVEKVEKEIIIEEAASDLDGLNYLAGKTMDFVNKKAFQGTMLAHTDGGVPNLIISIPALTPYHLGYMIYFLEKACAISGYLLGVNPFDQPGVEAYKKNVFALLGKPGYEAEKAKLEARLK